From the Sphingomonas phyllosphaerae 5.2 genome, one window contains:
- a CDS encoding class I SAM-dependent methyltransferase, with product MQPADIFDRAARRARRDRAAAGYAAHDFLRAAMLDGIADRLDAVKRDFADVLDLGCFDASFVPPPGTRVARLDPGFGFAKAACGVQGDEDRLPFADAAFDLVVAAGTLDSVGDLPGALTLIRRTLRPDGLFLGAFVGGNSLSTLRAVLRSAEGERPVARLHPQIDLRSAGDLLVRAGLTLPVADFETLTVRYASFGRLLDDLRGMAASNVLASRHPLRRDVLARAMAEFAARAAPDGRTAERFDIVFLTGWSPAPDQPKPARRGSGRTSLADALRPPGG from the coding sequence ATGCAGCCCGCCGACATCTTCGATCGCGCCGCACGCCGCGCCCGCCGCGATCGCGCCGCCGCCGGCTACGCCGCACACGATTTCCTGCGGGCCGCGATGCTCGACGGCATCGCCGACCGGCTGGATGCGGTGAAGCGCGACTTCGCCGACGTGCTGGATCTCGGCTGTTTCGACGCCTCCTTCGTGCCCCCGCCCGGCACGCGGGTGGCGCGGCTCGATCCCGGCTTCGGCTTCGCCAAGGCGGCGTGCGGGGTACAGGGCGACGAGGATCGGCTGCCGTTTGCCGATGCCGCGTTCGATCTGGTGGTCGCGGCCGGCACGCTCGACAGCGTCGGCGACCTGCCCGGCGCGCTGACGCTGATCCGCCGTACGCTGCGCCCGGACGGATTGTTCCTGGGCGCGTTCGTCGGCGGCAACAGCCTTTCCACGTTGCGCGCCGTCCTGCGCAGCGCCGAGGGCGAGCGGCCGGTGGCGCGGCTGCACCCGCAGATCGATCTGCGCTCGGCAGGCGATCTGCTGGTGCGCGCCGGGCTGACGCTGCCGGTGGCGGACTTCGAGACGTTGACGGTCCGCTACGCCTCGTTCGGGCGGCTGCTGGACGATCTGCGCGGAATGGCCGCGAGCAACGTGCTGGCGTCGCGGCACCCGCTGCGCCGCGACGTATTGGCGCGCGCGATGGCGGAGTTCGCGGCACGTGCGGCGCCCGACGGGCGGACGGCCGAGCGGTTCGACATCGTCTTTCTCACCGGCTGGTCGCCCGCGCCCGACCAGCCCAAGCCGGCGCGCCGCGGCAGCGGGCGGACCTCGCTCGCGGACGCGCTTCGCCCGCCGGGCGGCTGA
- a CDS encoding EAL domain-containing protein, translating into MASLHHLALPRRLNGKRAFEQRDVSLARQICVLVQLHNYNALRRTIDVAGVRRVMSELVARLVASVPDASVEWSGRDVIEVQFVSDRPDALADGLTTCRRSCIASMVIDDEGHDVDLVLGGAIGPVGRGSALLIEEAEAALAEAQSGISPLARWNAGQHDVDDAIADAVDLALDRGQMMLHYQPKVHVRRQAIECVEALVRWNHPDRGLVAPTEFIPAIERAQRMERLTLWTIAQAIEDQRRLRAAGHDLRVFINISGHLLADARFAQLVGERIAAAPDARLGFEVTETSVIRDPDRAIAHLQQFDRIGISISIDDYGAGLSSLAYLKQLPARELKIDKLFITQLTSSNRDPLIVRSTIDLAHALDMEVVAEGVESHAALALLSVMGCDMVQGYLISRPVALDVLLTFLTEDRFRDATQDMRASFTRLAATWKRA; encoded by the coding sequence ATCTGCGTGTTGGTGCAATTGCACAATTACAATGCGTTACGGCGGACGATCGACGTGGCGGGCGTGCGTCGCGTCATGTCGGAACTGGTCGCACGGCTCGTGGCGTCAGTGCCGGACGCCAGTGTCGAATGGTCCGGCCGCGACGTGATCGAGGTCCAGTTCGTCAGCGACCGGCCGGACGCGCTGGCGGACGGATTGACGACCTGTCGCCGCAGCTGCATCGCGTCGATGGTGATCGACGACGAGGGACATGATGTCGATCTCGTCCTTGGCGGCGCGATCGGACCGGTCGGGCGTGGGTCGGCGCTGCTGATCGAGGAGGCCGAGGCGGCGCTGGCGGAAGCGCAGTCGGGGATATCACCGCTCGCGCGCTGGAACGCCGGGCAGCACGACGTCGATGACGCGATTGCGGATGCCGTGGATCTCGCGCTCGATCGCGGGCAGATGATGCTCCACTACCAGCCCAAGGTGCATGTTCGCCGGCAGGCGATCGAGTGCGTCGAGGCGCTCGTCCGCTGGAACCATCCCGACCGCGGCCTGGTGGCGCCGACCGAGTTCATCCCGGCGATCGAGCGCGCGCAGCGCATGGAGCGGCTGACGTTATGGACGATCGCGCAGGCGATCGAGGACCAGCGGCGGCTCCGCGCGGCGGGGCACGACCTGCGCGTGTTCATCAATATCTCCGGTCACTTGCTGGCGGATGCGCGTTTTGCGCAACTGGTGGGCGAACGGATTGCCGCGGCACCGGACGCACGGCTCGGCTTCGAGGTCACCGAGACGTCGGTCATCCGCGATCCCGATCGCGCGATCGCGCATCTCCAGCAATTCGACCGGATCGGGATCAGCATCTCGATCGACGATTACGGCGCCGGGCTGTCGAGCCTCGCCTATCTGAAGCAGTTGCCCGCGCGTGAATTGAAGATCGACAAGCTGTTCATCACGCAGCTGACCAGCTCGAATCGCGACCCGTTGATCGTCCGCTCGACGATCGATCTGGCGCATGCCCTGGACATGGAGGTCGTTGCGGAGGGGGTGGAAAGCCACGCCGCGCTCGCGCTGCTGTCCGTGATGGGGTGCGACATGGTGCAGGGTTATCTGATCAGCCGCCCCGTCGCGCTCGACGTTCTGCTGACCTTCCTGACCGAGGACCGCTTCCGCGACGCGACGCAGGACATGCGCGCCTCGTTCACGCGGCTGGCCGCGACGTGGAAACGCGCGTGA
- a CDS encoding DUF1178 family protein: MIVFDLRCARDGHVFEAWFASSAAFDDQKARGLLACPSCGTDEIEKAMMAPNVAPKGNRGVAPAEAKALLAKLATAQARALAGSRWVGGEFAAEARAMHAGDKPDAPIHGQASVAEARQLVEEGVPIAPLPLPVTPPETVN, encoded by the coding sequence GTGATCGTCTTCGATCTGCGCTGTGCGCGGGACGGGCATGTCTTCGAAGCCTGGTTCGCGTCGTCCGCCGCCTTCGACGACCAGAAGGCGCGTGGGCTGCTCGCCTGTCCGTCATGCGGGACGGACGAGATCGAGAAGGCGATGATGGCGCCCAATGTCGCACCCAAGGGCAATCGCGGCGTCGCGCCGGCAGAGGCGAAAGCGTTGCTGGCGAAGCTCGCGACCGCACAGGCACGGGCGCTGGCCGGGTCGCGCTGGGTAGGGGGCGAGTTCGCCGCCGAAGCGCGAGCGATGCACGCCGGCGACAAGCCCGATGCGCCGATTCACGGGCAGGCGTCGGTGGCCGAAGCGCGGCAATTGGTTGAAGAAGGCGTACCGATCGCGCCGCTGCCGCTGCCGGTCACGCCACCCGAGACGGTAAATTGA
- a CDS encoding ComF family protein, with protein MLSRLIDLALPPRCPGCGGTVAGQGRFCAACWASLRFIGPPWCAGCNIPFDHYRGPDSRCAACLADPPVHGGVRAAVAYGPVARTVALRLKYGGRTAYADAAARLMLRHVPDAATLLIPVPLHRRRLWWRGYNQAALIATAIARLSDLPVDVRALERHRATPPLRNRSPRERRATVAGAFRVSDAGRAAVRGHAVVLVDDVHTSGATADACVRVLAAAGAASVTILAWARVLADDDD; from the coding sequence GTGCTGTCCCGCCTGATCGATCTCGCCTTGCCGCCGCGCTGCCCCGGGTGCGGCGGCACGGTTGCCGGGCAGGGGCGGTTCTGCGCCGCTTGCTGGGCGAGCCTGCGTTTCATCGGACCGCCGTGGTGCGCGGGATGCAACATTCCGTTCGACCACTATCGTGGCCCGGATAGCCGTTGCGCCGCGTGCCTCGCCGATCCTCCCGTGCATGGCGGCGTGCGCGCGGCGGTCGCCTATGGTCCCGTGGCCCGGACGGTCGCTTTGCGATTGAAGTACGGCGGGCGCACCGCCTACGCGGACGCCGCGGCCCGGCTGATGTTGCGGCACGTGCCGGACGCGGCGACACTGCTGATCCCGGTGCCGCTTCACCGGCGGCGCCTGTGGTGGCGCGGCTATAACCAGGCGGCGCTGATCGCGACTGCGATCGCGCGCCTGTCCGACCTGCCGGTCGATGTCCGCGCGCTGGAGCGGCACCGCGCCACGCCGCCGCTTCGCAACCGCTCGCCGCGCGAACGCCGCGCGACGGTCGCCGGCGCGTTCCGGGTGAGCGACGCCGGGCGGGCGGCGGTACGCGGGCACGCCGTGGTGCTGGTCGACGATGTCCACACCAGCGGCGCGACGGCGGACGCCTGCGTGCGGGTGCTCGCGGCCGCGGGGGCGGCATCGGTGACGATCCTCGCCTGGGCGCGGGTGCTGGCGGACGACGACGATTGA
- a CDS encoding ATP-binding protein, translating into MTRRVRIAPGAFLAVALIGGVPAYAAGPAPAAASGLAAIEERVAVDPEHAITLARTARAQLAPEDARGVPGATLLWLEGEAQVRVGDPYAGLKILDDARRTAIRARAPRPLLADITLSQGSALTDAGRVADALVTLQRAHDMFVAVRDSRSRARALILIALLYVSAHDYEGALRYFSQAGEVYPNDAGLAVAVENGRGNALLALRRVAEAQAEFRRALEAARTLRSAPAIVQSAGNLALAQLRGGDVDGAWRSATRALAIAARPGATSTRPQLLAVLADIALKKGDIAHARQLVEQSFTGTDATRTVLADRDAHEIAHRVFVAANDPAAALAHLTALKRLDDQATEIARSTSAALAAARFDYANQELRITRLKAAALSRTIAFERATAQTQRMVLYFVVGATLLVIALLAIGLALIGRSRNRERAANRDLAAGNAQLEKLSRAKTEFLATTSHEIRTPLNGILGMTQVMIAGGGLDRVTRERLGVVRAAGLTMRALVDDILDMAKIETGRLTVEAAPLDLRECVTEAARLWREPALAKGLRFEVELGDAPQWITGDAARLRQVVFNLLSNAVKFTEAGSVSLLVAQEGDRLRIAVADSGIGIDGAAQPIIFESFRQADAGTTRRFGGTGLGLSISRSLAQAMGGDVAVTSRVGAGSCFTLDLPLVPATAPVAAGARGGLLIVERNPITRAMFRALFEPLGMVTFSDADDALASIARVDPDQVLVDAATFGRAPAELAALVAAAHHAPVALLTEALGDRERQEVHAIGLTKVIEKPISKKGLVDAIGVMPRRTVKDAA; encoded by the coding sequence GTGACACGCCGGGTGCGGATCGCGCCTGGCGCTTTCCTCGCCGTCGCGCTGATCGGCGGGGTGCCCGCCTATGCAGCCGGGCCAGCTCCTGCCGCCGCATCGGGGCTGGCGGCGATCGAGGAGCGGGTGGCGGTCGATCCGGAACACGCGATCACGCTGGCGCGGACGGCACGTGCACAGCTCGCGCCGGAGGACGCGCGCGGCGTTCCCGGCGCGACGTTGCTGTGGCTGGAAGGCGAAGCGCAGGTCCGGGTCGGCGATCCGTATGCGGGGCTGAAGATCCTCGACGATGCCCGCCGCACCGCGATACGGGCAAGGGCGCCGCGGCCGCTGCTCGCGGATATCACGCTGTCGCAGGGGAGTGCGTTGACCGACGCCGGCCGCGTCGCCGATGCACTGGTCACGCTCCAGCGCGCGCACGACATGTTCGTGGCCGTGCGCGACTCGCGCAGCCGCGCCCGCGCGTTGATCCTGATCGCGCTGCTCTATGTCAGTGCGCACGATTACGAGGGGGCGTTGCGCTATTTCTCGCAGGCCGGCGAAGTCTACCCCAACGACGCCGGATTGGCAGTCGCGGTCGAGAACGGCCGCGGCAACGCCTTGCTGGCGTTGCGGCGCGTCGCGGAGGCGCAGGCCGAGTTCCGCCGCGCGCTGGAGGCGGCGCGAACGCTGCGGAGCGCGCCGGCGATCGTCCAGTCCGCGGGCAATCTGGCGCTCGCGCAATTGCGTGGCGGCGATGTGGACGGCGCGTGGCGCAGTGCGACCCGCGCGCTTGCAATAGCGGCGCGACCCGGTGCGACGTCGACCCGACCGCAATTACTGGCGGTGCTCGCCGATATCGCGTTGAAGAAGGGTGACATCGCCCACGCCAGGCAATTGGTGGAGCAGAGTTTTACCGGCACGGACGCGACCCGGACGGTGCTCGCCGATCGCGACGCGCACGAGATCGCCCATCGCGTCTTTGTCGCCGCGAACGATCCCGCCGCGGCGTTGGCCCATCTTACGGCGCTCAAGCGGCTCGACGATCAGGCGACCGAGATCGCACGCTCGACCAGCGCAGCGCTGGCGGCGGCGCGCTTCGATTATGCCAACCAGGAATTGCGGATCACGCGACTGAAGGCTGCAGCGCTGTCGCGCACGATCGCGTTCGAGCGTGCGACCGCGCAGACGCAGCGGATGGTGCTCTACTTCGTGGTCGGCGCGACCCTGCTGGTCATCGCGTTGCTGGCGATCGGGCTCGCGTTGATCGGCCGGAGCCGCAACCGCGAGCGCGCCGCGAACCGCGACCTCGCCGCCGGCAACGCCCAGCTGGAGAAGCTCTCGCGTGCGAAGACCGAGTTCCTTGCGACCACCAGCCACGAGATACGCACGCCGCTGAACGGCATCCTCGGCATGACGCAGGTGATGATCGCGGGCGGCGGGCTGGACAGGGTGACGCGCGAGCGGCTGGGCGTGGTGCGCGCCGCCGGGCTGACGATGCGCGCGCTGGTGGACGATATCCTCGACATGGCGAAGATCGAGACCGGGCGGCTTACCGTCGAGGCGGCGCCGCTCGACCTGCGGGAGTGCGTGACCGAAGCGGCACGGCTTTGGCGTGAGCCGGCGCTGGCCAAGGGCTTGCGGTTCGAGGTCGAGCTTGGCGACGCGCCGCAATGGATCACGGGCGACGCGGCGCGATTGCGGCAGGTGGTGTTCAACCTGCTGTCGAACGCGGTGAAGTTCACGGAGGCCGGATCGGTGTCGTTGCTGGTCGCGCAGGAGGGCGACCGGCTGCGGATCGCCGTCGCCGACAGCGGGATCGGCATCGACGGCGCGGCGCAGCCGATCATCTTCGAGTCGTTCCGGCAGGCGGATGCCGGAACGACGCGGCGTTTCGGGGGCACCGGGCTGGGCCTGTCGATCAGCCGCAGCCTTGCGCAGGCGATGGGCGGCGACGTCGCGGTGACGAGCCGCGTCGGCGCGGGATCGTGCTTCACACTCGACCTGCCGCTGGTGCCGGCCACTGCCCCCGTCGCGGCGGGTGCGCGCGGCGGCCTGTTGATCGTCGAGCGCAACCCCATCACCCGCGCGATGTTTCGTGCGCTGTTCGAGCCCCTTGGCATGGTCACGTTCAGCGATGCCGACGACGCGCTGGCGTCGATCGCCCGCGTCGATCCGGATCAGGTGCTGGTCGACGCCGCGACCTTCGGTCGCGCTCCTGCCGAGCTGGCGGCGCTGGTCGCCGCAGCGCACCACGCGCCGGTCGCGCTGCTGACCGAGGCGCTCGGCGACCGCGAGCGACAGGAAGTCCACGCAATCGGGCTCACTAAAGTTATAGAAAAGCCTATTTCCAAGAAGGGCCTAGTGGACGCAATAGGCGTGATGCCCAGACGCACCGTCAAGGACGCTGCGTAG
- a CDS encoding response regulator — translation MTVLFIEDDRMNRRVVRDMLDVAGAAMVEAESAEIGLALIDAHDFDIALVDLRMPGMDGMTAIGHIRARSDSKARMPIIVVTADTAVDLRERCLAGGADDVIFKPVAMDELFDAMGRLLADDGDADLI, via the coding sequence ATGACGGTACTGTTCATCGAGGATGACAGGATGAACCGTCGCGTCGTTCGCGACATGCTGGACGTCGCGGGGGCCGCGATGGTCGAGGCCGAAAGTGCGGAGATCGGACTGGCGCTGATCGACGCGCACGACTTCGACATCGCCCTGGTCGACCTGCGGATGCCGGGCATGGACGGCATGACCGCGATCGGACACATCCGCGCGCGCTCCGACTCCAAGGCACGGATGCCGATCATCGTGGTCACCGCCGATACCGCCGTCGACCTGCGCGAACGCTGCCTGGCCGGGGGCGCCGACGATGTCATCTTCAAGCCGGTGGCGATGGACGAGCTGTTCGACGCGATGGGCCGGCTGCTCGCCGACGACGGCGACGCCGACCTGATCTGA
- the grxC gene encoding glutaredoxin 3 yields MAQVEIYTKAFCPYCARAMKLLSSKDVAVEETDIGMNTAKRGEMIERAGGRTTVPQIFIDGAHVGGSDDLAALDRAGKLDALLGR; encoded by the coding sequence ATGGCACAGGTCGAAATCTACACCAAGGCATTCTGTCCGTATTGCGCGCGCGCGATGAAGCTGCTGTCGTCGAAGGACGTCGCGGTCGAGGAAACGGACATCGGGATGAACACCGCCAAGCGCGGCGAGATGATCGAGCGGGCGGGTGGGCGCACCACCGTGCCGCAGATCTTCATCGACGGCGCGCATGTCGGCGGGTCGGATGATCTCGCCGCGCTGGACCGCGCGGGCAAGCTCGACGCGCTGCTGGGTCGTTGA
- a CDS encoding HAD-IA family hydrolase yields MTRRYAAFLFDMDGTLINSIPSAVRAWTAWAERHAIDVDELMAVMHGVRAIETIRRFAPPGVDPQAEFEALLQAEIDDVADVVEIPGAAAFVATLPPERWAIVTSAPRSLAEVRLRAAGLGAPGVMVTADDVSQGKPAPDCFLLAAERLGVSAADCLVWEDAPAGIAAGEAAGADVMVITATHHAPLVTPHGTVVDYGALAVSSASDGSLLLRKNVDAAT; encoded by the coding sequence GTGACGCGCCGCTACGCCGCCTTCCTGTTCGATATGGACGGGACGCTGATCAACAGCATCCCCTCCGCCGTCCGCGCCTGGACCGCCTGGGCCGAACGCCATGCTATCGACGTCGACGAACTGATGGCGGTGATGCACGGCGTCCGGGCGATCGAGACGATCCGCCGCTTCGCACCGCCCGGTGTCGATCCGCAGGCGGAGTTCGAGGCGCTGCTCCAGGCCGAGATCGACGATGTCGCCGATGTCGTCGAGATACCCGGCGCCGCGGCGTTCGTCGCGACGCTACCGCCGGAACGCTGGGCGATCGTGACGTCGGCACCGCGCTCGCTCGCCGAGGTGCGGCTGCGCGCCGCCGGGCTCGGCGCGCCGGGCGTGATGGTGACCGCCGATGACGTGTCGCAGGGCAAGCCGGCACCGGATTGCTTCCTGCTCGCGGCCGAACGGCTGGGGGTATCGGCGGCGGACTGCCTGGTGTGGGAGGACGCCCCCGCCGGGATCGCCGCGGGAGAGGCCGCGGGGGCTGATGTGATGGTGATCACCGCGACGCATCACGCGCCCTTGGTGACGCCGCATGGCACGGTGGTGGATTACGGCGCGCTGGCGGTGTCTTCGGCGAGCGACGGCAGCCTCTTGCTGCGAAAGAACGTCGACGCTGCTACCTGA
- the leuA gene encoding 2-isopropylmalate synthase, whose protein sequence is MLRDPSAKYRPFPTIDLPDRRWPSQTIATAPRWLSTDLRDGNQALIDPMDAEKKTRFFDLLVKVGLKEIEVGFPSAGATEFDFISGLVRDGRVPDDVAIQVLTQSRRDLIVRSFESLEGAKTAIVHLYNAVSPAWRKIVFGMTRDEVKAIAIEGAKVLRDEAGKRPDTRWQFEYSPETFSTAELDFSVEVCAAVMDVLRPTTDAPIILNLPATVECATPNVYADQIEWFGRNIPNREAVVISLHTHNDRGTGVAAAELGLMAGADRVEGCLLGNGERTGNCDLVTVALNMYTQGTDPQLDLSNIDEIVKTVEYATRIPVHPRTPYAGDLVFTAFSGSHQDAIKKGFASQSARNDGMWEVPYLPIDPADLGRSYEAVIRVNSQSGKGGVAWVLEQDKGLKLPKRMQADFSRHVQALADESSRELNAADIWGAFDRAYLPGDDDRFVLRDYEETGAAGERVFVGRVAIDGEERSLSGRGNGLISGVIAALADSTGPALDVIDYSEHAIGHGAGAQAVAYLECHTGDGRTVWGVGIDSDIATASVRAVLSAANRA, encoded by the coding sequence ATGCTGCGCGATCCTTCCGCCAAATACCGCCCTTTCCCCACCATCGACCTGCCCGACCGCCGCTGGCCATCACAAACGATCGCCACCGCGCCACGCTGGCTGTCGACCGACCTGCGCGACGGGAACCAGGCGCTGATCGATCCGATGGACGCCGAGAAGAAGACGCGCTTCTTCGACCTGCTGGTCAAGGTCGGCCTGAAGGAGATCGAGGTCGGCTTCCCCAGCGCCGGCGCGACCGAGTTCGACTTCATCAGCGGACTGGTGCGTGACGGGCGCGTGCCTGACGACGTCGCGATCCAGGTGCTGACGCAGTCGCGCCGCGACCTGATCGTGCGCAGCTTCGAGAGCCTGGAGGGGGCGAAGACCGCGATCGTCCACCTCTACAACGCCGTCAGCCCGGCGTGGCGCAAGATCGTGTTCGGGATGACCCGTGACGAGGTTAAGGCGATTGCGATCGAGGGCGCGAAGGTGCTGCGCGACGAAGCCGGCAAGCGTCCGGATACGCGCTGGCAGTTCGAATATTCGCCGGAGACGTTCTCGACCGCCGAACTGGATTTCTCGGTCGAGGTCTGCGCGGCGGTGATGGACGTGCTGCGCCCGACCACCGACGCGCCGATCATCCTGAACCTGCCCGCCACCGTCGAATGCGCGACGCCCAACGTCTATGCCGACCAGATCGAATGGTTCGGGCGCAACATTCCGAACCGCGAGGCGGTGGTGATCTCGCTGCACACCCACAACGATCGCGGCACCGGCGTGGCGGCGGCGGAGCTGGGGTTGATGGCGGGCGCCGACCGCGTCGAAGGGTGCCTGCTGGGCAACGGCGAGCGCACCGGCAATTGCGACCTCGTGACCGTTGCGCTGAACATGTACACGCAGGGCACCGACCCGCAGCTCGACCTGTCGAATATCGACGAGATCGTGAAGACCGTCGAATATGCGACGCGCATCCCGGTCCATCCGCGCACGCCTTATGCCGGCGACCTGGTGTTCACCGCCTTTTCCGGCAGCCATCAGGACGCGATCAAGAAGGGGTTCGCGTCCCAGTCGGCACGCAACGACGGCATGTGGGAGGTTCCCTATCTGCCGATCGATCCCGCCGATCTCGGCCGCAGCTACGAAGCGGTGATCCGCGTCAACTCGCAATCCGGCAAGGGTGGCGTCGCCTGGGTGCTGGAACAGGACAAGGGCCTGAAGCTGCCCAAGCGGATGCAGGCCGATTTCAGCCGCCACGTTCAGGCGCTGGCCGACGAAAGCAGTCGCGAGTTGAACGCCGCCGATATCTGGGGCGCGTTCGATCGCGCGTATCTGCCCGGCGACGACGATCGCTTCGTGCTGCGCGACTATGAGGAAACCGGTGCGGCGGGCGAGCGGGTGTTCGTCGGGCGCGTGGCGATCGACGGCGAGGAACGCTCGCTGTCGGGTCGCGGCAACGGGCTGATCTCGGGCGTGATCGCGGCGCTGGCCGACAGCACCGGGCCGGCGCTCGACGTGATCGACTATAGCGAGCATGCGATCGGGCACGGCGCAGGTGCACAGGCGGTCGCGTATCTCGAATGCCACACCGGTGACGGACGCACGGTGTGGGGCGTCGGGATCGACAGCGACATCGCCACCGCCAGCGTGCGCGCCGTGCTCTCCGCGGCGAACCGCGCGTGA
- a CDS encoding BLUF domain-containing protein: MSGTSLLQVVYISSFVGAVDTASILATSRRNNARDGLTGLLYADGRRFLQALEGNQLPLERTLERITADPRHRAVVILSCRDIAAREFGEWAMAERVAGADADAFVRHVQTLIAGASPAVRATFDGFVQIRRAA, translated from the coding sequence ATGTCCGGAACTTCCCTGTTGCAGGTCGTCTATATCAGCTCGTTCGTCGGCGCGGTCGATACCGCGTCGATCCTCGCCACGTCGCGCCGCAACAACGCGCGCGATGGGCTGACCGGGTTGCTCTATGCCGACGGCCGCCGCTTTCTGCAGGCGCTCGAAGGCAATCAGTTGCCGCTGGAGCGTACGCTGGAGCGGATCACCGCCGACCCGCGGCACCGCGCGGTCGTGATCCTGTCATGCCGCGACATTGCCGCGCGCGAGTTCGGCGAATGGGCGATGGCGGAGCGCGTGGCCGGTGCCGACGCCGACGCGTTCGTCCGGCATGTGCAGACGCTGATTGCCGGGGCTTCTCCGGCGGTGCGCGCGACCTTCGACGGCTTCGTCCAGATCCGCCGCGCCGCCTGA